The following is a genomic window from Parcubacteria group bacterium CG10_big_fil_rev_8_21_14_0_10_36_14.
GCCTCAAATAGCGAAGTTTTTGTAAATGGTAAAAAAATAGCCGGAAAAGAATACGCCTCTTTGGCTTATAATAAACCAAAAGACATAGTCACCAGCTCTCCTCACCGCGGACAAAAATCAATTGCCGATATTTTTGATTATCCGGTGAGGGTGCATCCCATTGGTCGTCTAGATAAAAATAGCCACGGTTTGATACTGCTTACAAACGACCCGCGCCTTACTAATAAAATTTTGGGGTGGGAAAAAGAGTACGAGGTAGAGGTCGATAATCAAATTACGCAAGATTTTTTAGATAAAATGAAAGTTGGAGTAATAATTTCAACTGAAAAAGGATATTATAAAACAAAACCGGTTTCAATTAAAAAAATCAGTTCTAAAATTTTTTCTATTATTCTAAAAGAAGGTAAAAAACGTCAAATCCGTTTAATGTGTCGGGCGCTTGGATACAGAGTATGCGATTTGAAGCGGGTGCGGATTGGAAAAATTAAATTAGACGGTCTGGGAATAAATGAATATAAAAAAATAGCGCTATAGAAGGCGCTATTTAAAATTTGTTATTCTCAAATATTAAATTATTTCTTATATTGAGCAACCAATCCGTTTGCGATTGAGA
Proteins encoded in this region:
- a CDS encoding 23S rRNA pseudouridine synthase F, whose translation is MRINKYIALFGDFSRREADRLIEDGRVLIDGEKAELGDKVASNSEVFVNGKKIAGKEYASLAYNKPKDIVTSSPHRGQKSIADIFDYPVRVHPIGRLDKNSHGLILLTNDPRLTNKILGWEKEYEVEVDNQITQDFLDKMKVGVIISTEKGYYKTKPVSIKKISSKIFSIILKEGKKRQIRLMCRALGYRVCDLKRVRIGKIKLDGLGINEYKKIAL